The following proteins are co-located in the Camelina sativa cultivar DH55 chromosome 12, Cs, whole genome shotgun sequence genome:
- the LOC104730433 gene encoding L-type lectin-domain containing receptor kinase V.9-like, whose translation MNIMYVLVLLVLMQCFSNKVVSQSEEGEFGFNGYLYDSSGIAIINSNGLMKLTNSTGFSYGHVFYNSPIRFKNSTNGTVSSFSTTFVFAIVSQANQLDGHGLAFVISPTKGLPHSSSAQHLGLFNLTNNGDPSNHIVAVEFDTFQNEEFGDIDDNHVGIDINGLRSEKASTAGYYEDDDGRFKNIRLINQKPIQAWIEYDASRKQLNVTIHPVHLPKPKTPLLFLTKDLSPYLLDSMYVGFTSSTGRLRSSHYILGWTFKLNGTASNIDISRLPKLPRDSRSTSMKKILAISLSLTGLAVLVFLTISYMLFLKRKKLIEVLEDWEVQFGPHRFAYRDLYIATKGFKNSELLGKGGFGKVYKGTLLTSNIDIAVKKVSHDSRQGMREFVAEIATIGRLRHRNLVRLLGYCRRKGELYLVYDCMPKGSLDKFLYHQPEQSLDWSQRFKIIKDVASGLCYLHHQWVQVIIHRDIKPANILLDDSMSGKLGDFGLAKLCEHGNDPQTSNVAGTFGYISPELSKTGKASTSSDVFAFGVFMLEITCGRRPVLQRASSPSEMVLTDWVLECWEDDDILQVVDERVKHDGKYIEDQVTLVLKLGLLCSHPVAAIRPSMLTVIQLLDGVAQLPNNFLEIMKAQENIRAIEGFSEAAESLAEPCSVATLTFTEPFVSHGR comes from the coding sequence aTGAATATTATGTATGTACTAGTGCTTCTTGTGCTGATGCAATGCTTCTCTAACAAAGTAGTTTCTCAAAGTGAAGAAGGAGAGTTTGGTTTCAATGGTTACTTGTATGACAGCTCAGGAATTGCTATTATTAACTCCAATGGTTTGATGAAGCTCACAAACTCGACTGGATTCTCATATGGTCACGTTTTCTACAACTCTCCAATACGATTCAAGAACTCAACAAACGGTAccgtttcttctttctccactaCGTTTGTTTTCGCTATAGTCTCGCAGGCCAATCAACTTGATGGTCATGGACTTGCTTTTGTCATCTCTCCCACTAAAGGCTTGCCTCATAGCTCATCAGCACAACATCTAGGTCTGTTTAATCTTACAAACAATGGAGATCCTTCAAATCATATTGTAGCTGTTGAGTTTGATACATTTCAAAATGAAGAGTTTGGTGACATAGATGATAACCATGTTGGTATTGACATCAATGGTTTAAGATCAGAGAAAGCTTCTACCGCAGGGTAttacgaagatgatgatggtagATTCAAAAACATCCGTCTCATAAATCAAAAACCTATACAAGCTTGGATTGAATATGATGCCTCAAGGAAACAGCTTAATGTCACAATTCATCCTGTTCATCTCCCTAAGCCAAAGACTCCATTGCTTTTTCTAACCAAAGATTTATCGCCTTATCTTCTTGACTCTATGTATGTTGGCTTCACATCATCCACAGGTCGTCTTCGTTCATCTCACTATATTCTTGGTTGGACCTTCAAGCTCAATGGGACAGCTTCAAACATTGATATTTCTCGTCTTCCTAAACTTCCTAGAGACTCTCGGAGTACAAGTATGAAAAAGATCTTGGCTATCAGTTTGAGTTTAACCGGCCTCGCCGTTCTCGTCTTCTTGACCATAAGTTATATGCTTTTCttgaaaaggaagaagttgATTGAAGTTCTTGAAGACTGGGAGGTTCAGTTTGGTCCACATAGGTTTGCTTACAGAGATCTTTACATTGCCACAAAGGGTTTCAAGAACAGCGAGCTTCTTGGTAAAGGAGGGTTTGGAAAAGTCTACAAAGGTACATTATTGACGTCTAACATAGATATCGCGGTTAAGAAAGTTTCTCATGATTCAAGACAAGGAATGAGAGAGTTTGTGGCAGAGATTGCAACCATTGGGCGTCTTAGACATCGTAACTTAGTTCGCCTTCTTGGCTACTGTAGGCGTAAAGGAGAACTCTATTTGGTCTATGATTGTATGCCAAAAGGCAGTCTTGATAAGTTTCTTTACCATCAACCAGAACAGAGTCTTGATTGGTCACAAAGATTCAAGATCATCAAAGATGTAGCTTCTGGTCTCTGCTACTTACACCACCAGTGGGTTCAAGTCATCATTCACAGGGACATTAAGCCAGCAAACATCCTTCTTGATGATTCTATGAGTGGAAAGCTTGGAGATTTTGGTCTCGCAAAGCTCTGTGAACACGGGAATGATCCTCAAACCTCTAACGTTGCTGGTACGTTTGGTTACATCTCACCTGAGCTCTCAAAAACAGGGAAGGCAAGCACAAGCTCTGATGTCTTTGCGTTTGGAGTATTTATGTTAGAGATTACTTGCGGGAGAAGACCGGTTTTGCAACGAGCATCTTCCCCAAGCGAGATGGTTCTTACTGATTGGGTGCTAGAATGTTGGGAAGATGATGACATACTGCAAGTGGTTGATGAGAGGGTTAAGCATGATGGTAAGTACATTGAGGACCAAGTCACACTGGTTCTGAAACTCGGCTTGCTCTGTTCGCATCCTGTTGCCGCAATTAGACCAAGCATGTTGACTGTCATCCAGCTCTTGGACGGTGTGGCTCAGCTACCCAACAACTTTCTTGAAATAATGAAAGCTCAAGAAAACATTCGAGCCATTGAAGGCTTCAGTGAAGCAGCTGAGTCCCTTGCAGAGCCTTGTTCGGTGGCTACGTTGACGTTTACGGAACCATTTGTCTCGCATGGTCGCTAA
- the LOC104730432 gene encoding 26S proteasome regulatory subunit 4 homolog A yields the protein MGQGPSGGLNRQGDRKPDGGGDKKEKKFEPAAPPARVGRKQRKQKGPEAAARLPTVTPSTKCKLRLLKLERIKDYLLMEEEFVANQERLKPQEEKAEEDRSKVDDLRGTPMSVGNLEELIDENHAIVSSSVGPEYYVGILSFVDKDQLEPGCSILMHNKVLSVVGILQDEVDPMVSVMKVEKAPLESYADIGGLEAQIQEIKEAVELPLTHPELYEDIGIKPPKGVILYGEPGTGKTLLAKAVANSTSATFLRVVGSELIQKYLGDGPKLVRELFRVADDLSPSIVFIDEIDAVGTKRYDAHSGGEREIQRTMLELLNQLDGFDSRGDVKVILATNRIESLDPALLRPGRIDRKIEFPLPDIKTRRRIFQIHTSKMTLSDDVNLEEFVMTKDEFSGADIKAICTEAGLLALRERRMKVTHPDFKKAKEKVMFKKKEGVPEGLYM from the exons aTGGGGCAAGGACCATCCGGAGGATTGAATCGGCAAGGAGATCGGAAACCTGATGGTGGTGGagataagaaagagaagaagtttgagcCGGCGGCACCACCGGCTCGTGTCGGGAGGAAGCAAAGGAAGCAGAAAGGTCCTGAGGCGGCGGCGAGACTCCCGACGGTGACTCCGTCTACTAAGTGTAAGCTCCGGTTACTAAAATTAGAGCGGATCAAGGATTATTTGTTGATGGAGGAAGAGTTTGTAGCGAATCAAGAGAGGTTGAAGCCTCAGGAAGAGAAAGCTGAGGAAGACAGATCTAAGGTTGATGATCTTCGTGGTACACCTATGAGTGTTGGGAATTTGGAAGAGCTGATTGATGAGAATCACgcaattgtttcttcttctgttggaCCTGAGTACTACGTTGGGATTTTGTCGTTCGTTGATAAAGATCAGCTTGAGCCTGGGTGTTCGATTCTGATGCATAATAAG GTTCTCTCTGTTGTTGGGATTCTACAAGATGAAGTGGATCCAATGGTGTCTGTTATGAAAGTTGAGAAGGCTCCTTTGGAGTCATATGCTGATATTGGAGGTTTAGAAGCTCAGATTCAGGAGATTAAGGAAGCTGTTGAGCTTCCTCTGACTCATCCTGAGTTGTATGAAGATATTGGTATTAAGCCACCAAAGGGTGTGATTTTGTATGGTGAGCCAGGCACTGGGAAGACTTTGCTTGCTAAG GCGGTGGCTAATTCTACATCAGCTACTTTCTTGAGAGTTGTTGGTAGTGAGCTGATTCAGAAGTATTTAGGAGATGGTCCTAAGCTTGTGAGGGAGCTTTTCAGAGTTGCCGATGACCTATCACCATCAATCGTCTTCATAGATGAGATTGATGCTGTTGGTACCAAGCG GTATGACGCTCACTCAGGAGGTGAACGTGAGATCCAAAGAACTATGTTGGAACTTCTGAACCAGCTTGATGGTTTTGATTCAAGAGGAGATGTTAAGGTCATCCTTGCAACAAACAGAATCGAGAGTCTTGACCCGGCACTGCTTCGACCTGGAAGAATTGATAGGAAAATCGAGTTCCCTCTTCCAGATATCAAAACAAGAAGACGTATCTTCCAG atacacACTTCGAAGATGACTCTCTCTGACGACGTAAACCTGGAAGAGTTTGTGATGACAAAAGACGAGTTCTCAGGAGCTGATATAAAGGCTATATGCACTGAGGCTGGTCTACTTGCCCTCAGGGAACGTCGTATGAAG GTGACGCATCCAGATTTCAAGAAAGCTAAGGAGAAGGTTATgttcaagaagaaagaaggcGTCCCTGAAGGCCTCTACATGTAA
- the LOC109128144 gene encoding uncharacterized protein LOC109128144, which yields MRKYLLFLVLVFISVDSINSTRSILFRKFNVEIVNQLQFHKKLKVHCRCKNYYFPITYLNIGESFKFKFIIYPKTLYWCNLWQGPNYKHHVVFDAFRANCYFIDHTCSGIDPNVCRWTAKEQGVYVHDTLGEFFMYGWKPKNQREITPVNAPTTEFDPYI from the exons ATGAGAAAATATTTGCTATTTTTGGTTCTTGTCTTCATTTCTGTTGATTCTATAAATTCTACAAGATCTATTCTCTTCAGAAAATTTAATGTCGAAATTGTAAACCAGCTTCAGTTtcacaaaaaattgaaagttcaCTGCAGgtgtaaaaattattattttccaattaCCTATCTTAACATAGGcgaaagttttaaatttaaatttataatttatccAAAAACTCTGTATTGGTGTAATTTATGGCAG GGACCAAACTATAAACATCATGTGGTTTTTGATGCATTCCGGGCGAACTGTTATTTTATAGATCATACATGTAGTGGAATAGATCCCAATGTGTGTAGGTGGACTGCAAAAGAACAAGGAGTATATGTGCATGACACGCTAGGAGAATTTTTTATGTATGGATggaaaccaaaaaatcaaagagaaataaCTCCAGTCAATGCACCTACAACAGAATTTGATCCATACATTTAA
- the LOC109128137 gene encoding uncharacterized protein LOC109128137 encodes MKKCLLIFFLILLSFDSVNSYLMPPLFRKFNVEIVNQLKFHKKMKVHCKSKSHDFPITYLNIGESFQFKFTILSKTKYWCNLWQGPNYKHYVVFDAFRPDKDFIDGTCTGMHPNVCRWTAKEEGVYVRNKKFEGEYFMYSWDAPTNIGEITPVSSFAVESKFDS; translated from the exons atgaaaaaatgtttgctaattttttttcttatcctcCTTTCTTTTGATTCTGTAAACTCTTATTTGATGCCACCTCTTTTCAGAAAATTCAATGTTGAAATAGTAAATCAACTTAAGTTTCACAAGAAAATGAAGGTTCATTGCAAAAGTAAAAGCCACGATTTTCCGATCACCTATCTTAATATTGGCGAAAGTTTTCAGTTTAAATTTACTATCCTTTCAAAAACTAAGTACTGGTGTAATTTATGGCAG GGACCAAATTACAAACACTATGTGGTTTTTGATGCGTTTCGTCCGGACAAAGATTTTATTGATGGTACATGCACTGGAATGCACCCTAATGTTTGTAGATGGACCGCAAAAGAAGAAGGAGTTTATGTCcgtaataaaaaatttgaaggaGAATATTTCATGTATAGTTGGGATGCTCCAACAAATATAGGAGAAATAACTCCAGTTAGTTCATTTGCGGTTGAATCTAAGTTTGATTCATAG
- the LOC109128115 gene encoding putative defensin-like protein 29, with product MVSSCKCVFLVFLCLAVLLTPGEVCAKSMLKANGAEKWFAVQGPCSQFPDCNKHCRELRYPLGGECRQLETGVKLCGCIYS from the exons atggtttcatCCTGCAAATGCGTCttccttgtgtttttatgtcttGCAGTTCTTCTCACCCCAG GTGAAGTATGCGCGAAGTCTATGCTCAAAGCTAATGGGGCTGAGAAATGGTTCGCTGTGCAAGGCCCATGCTCACAATTTCCGGACTGCAATAAGCATTGCAGAGAATTAAGATATCCATTAGGTGGAGAATGCCGTCAATTAGAAACTGGTGTTAAACTATGTGGTTGTATTTATTCATAA
- the LOC104730435 gene encoding uncharacterized protein LOC104730435 — protein sequence MNHIKQFFLAIYISLALTCQDHVLADRATTKDIIVPKISEWQVTVVNGLTTNETLFIHCKSKEDDLGEISLIRFRDRFSWNFGENVLHSTLFWCYMSKDDGHMNVNVFWDDVILFHRCGWKNCVWTAKTDGLYLWNYASGEDVLSEKWEDGW from the coding sequence atgaatcacatcaaacaattttttttggcaatctACATATCTCTAGCCCTAACATGCCAAGATCATGTCCTAGCCGACAGGGCCACGACTAAAGACATCATAGTCCCGAAGATTTCCGAGTGGCAAGTCACGGTTGTTAACGGTTTGACCACTAATGAAACTCTTTTCATCCATTGTAAATCTAAGGAAGACGATCTAGGTGAAATTAGTCTGATCAGGTTTAGAGATCGATTTTCTTGGAACTTCGGAGAAAATGTGCTTCACTCAACTTTGTTTTGGTGCTATATGAGCAAAGATGATGGTCATATGAATGTAAACGTGTTTTGGGATGATGTTATTTTGTTCCATAGATGTGGTTGGAAGAATTGCGTTTGGACCGCAAAGACTGATGGCCTTTATCTTTGGAATTATGCGAGCGGTGAAGATGTATTGTCGGAGAAATGGGAAGATGGATGGTGA
- the LOC104730436 gene encoding glycine-rich protein 5-like gives MAKWFFTIFFVFALASALACNARNVPAGGLSDQKNYLGYGGGYTGVGDNGLPFSGVGGGVSGPGGNLGFGGFGGAGGLGGGLGGGPGTGLGGGGLGGGGLGGGSGIGAGTGGGSTGGFHFP, from the coding sequence ATGGCGAAGTGGTTTTTCACTATCTTCTTCGTTTTTGCCCTAGCCTCTGCTTTAGCTTGTAACGCAAGAAATGTCCCAGCTGGAGGCCTCTCTGACCAGAAGAACTACCTCGGTTATGGTGGCGGATATACTGGCGTTGGAGACAATGGTCTTCCGTTCAGTGGCGTTGGTGGAGGTGTGTCTGGTCCTGGAGGTAATCTTGGTTTTGGAGGATTTGGCGGCGCTGGTGGCTTAGGCGGTGGTTTGGGCGGTGGACCAGGCACTGGATTAGGCGGTGGTGGCTTAGGCGGTGGTGGCTTAGGCGGTGGAAGTGGGATTGGTGCTGGAACCGGTGGAGGAAGTACCGGAGGATTTCATTTCCCTTGA
- the LOC104730437 gene encoding glycine-rich cell wall structural protein-like: protein MAIRCLTVFLVALMVAQAVTATRPAPTKNVGAGLDDQKNFVAFGGIGGAAGVGGVGGIGTGLGGVAGGVGGVAGVLPVGGVGGGIGGLGGGAGGLGGVGGLGGGSGFGGGSGFGGGSGLGGDPGLGGGIGGLGGAGGIGGIGGGGGLGGVGGGSDCGGVIPHH from the coding sequence ATGGCAATTAGGTGTTTAACTGTGTTCCTGGTTGCTCTCATGGTGGCTCAAGCTGTTACCGCAACAAGACCGGCTCCAACTAAGAATGTCGGAGCTGGTCTTGACGACCAAAAGAACTTTGTGGCTTTCGGTGGCATCGGTGGAGCTGCTGGAGTTGGTGGAGTGGGTGGTATTGGAACTGGTCTTGGTGGTGTCGCCGGTGGAGTCGGTGGTGTCGCCGGAGTCTTGCCTGTTGGTGGCGTAGGAGGCGGAATTGGTGGTCTAGGCGGTGGTGCAGGTGGTCTTGGCGGTGTAGGTGGTCTAGGTGGTGGTTCAGGTTTTGGCGGTGGTTCAGGTTTTGGTGGTGGTTCAGGTCTTGGTGGTGACCCTGGACTCGGCGGTGGTATAGGTGGACTCGGCGGTGCAGGTGGTATAGGCGGTAtaggcggtggtggtggtttgGGTGGAGTTGGCGGTGGAAGCGATTGCGGTGGCGTAATTCCTCACCATTGA
- the LOC104730438 gene encoding peroxisomal fatty acid beta-oxidation multifunctional protein AIM1-like codes for MAKKIGVTMEVGNDGVAVITITNPPVNSLASPIIAGLKEKFQDANQRNDVKAIVLTGNNGRFSGGFDINVFQQVHKTGDLSLMPEVSVELVCNLMEDSRKPVVAAVEGLALGGGLELAMACHARVAAPKAQLGLPELTLGVIPGFGGTQRLPRLVGLAKATDMILLSKSILSEEGHKLGLVDALVPPGDLLSASRKWALDIADGRKPFLRSLHRTDKIGSLSEARAILKNSRQLAKKIAPNMPQHHACIEVIEEGIVHGGYSGVLKEAEVFKQLVLSDTAKGLVHVFFAQRATSKVPNVTDVGLKPRPIKKVAIIGGGLMGSGIATALLLSNIRVLLKEINTEYLMKGIKSVEANIKGLVSRGKLTQDKAGKALSLLKGVLDYTEFKDVDMVIEAVIENIQLKQSIFKELEKVCSPHCILASNTSTIDLDVIGEKTNSKDRIVGAHFFSPAHLMTLLEIVRSKNTSAQVILDLMAVGKAIKKVPVVVGNCIGFAVNRTFFPYAQAAHMLTNLGVDLFRIDSVITSFGLPLGPFQLGDLAGHGIGLAVGPIYAKVYGDRMFNSPLTELLLKSGRNGKINGRGFYIYEKGSKPKPDPQVLSIVEESRKLTNIMPGGKPRSVSDKEIVEMILFPVVNEACRVLDEGVVIRAADLDIASVLGMSFPSYRGGIVFWADMVGPKYIYERLKRLSETYGGFFKPSRYLEERAMKGMLLSESQSSRSRM; via the exons ATGGCAAAGAAGATTGGAGTAACGATGGAAGTTGGGAACGATGGTGTTGCTGTCATCACCATTACTAATCCTCCTGTTAACTCTTTGGCCAGTCCAA TTATTGCTGGGTTGAAGGAGAAGTTTCAAGATGCGAATCAGAGGAATGATGTTAAGGCCATCGTGTTGACCG GGAACAATGGTAGATTCTCTGGTGGTTTTGACATCAATGTCTTCCAGCAAGTTCATAAGACTG GGGATTTATCGCTTATGCCTGAAGTATCTGTTGAGCTCGTGTGTAACCTGATGGAAG ACTCGAGGAAGCCGGTTGTTGCTGCAGTTGAAGGATTAGCTCTTGGTGGTGGGTTAGAACTGGCAATG GCGTGTCATGCCCGAGTTGCTGCTCCGAAAGCTCAACTAGGCTTACCAGAACTAACACTTGGAGTTATTCCAGGTTTTGGAG GAACCCAACGTCTTCCAAGGTTAGTAGGCCTTGCAAAAGCAACTGATATGATACTG CTTTCGAAGTCAATATTGTCAGAAGAGGGTCATAAACTGGGTCTCGTTGATGCTTTGGTGCCACCTGGAGATTTGTTGAGCGCGTCCAGAAAGTGGGCTCTAGACATTGCTGATGGACGTAAACCGTTTTTGCGATCACTGCACAGGACCGACAAAATTGGTTCTTTATCTGAAGCTCGTGCTATATTGAAGAATTCAAGACAGCTAGCCAAGAAGATAGCCCCAAATATGCCTCAACACCATGCTTGCATTGAGGTCATTGAAGAAGGAATCGTCCATGGAGGATATAGTGGGGTTCTTAAG GAAGCAGAAGTTTTCAAACAGCTAGTACTGTCAGACACCGCAAAGGGTCTTGTTCATGTTTTCTTCGCTCAACGTGCAACATCAAAA GTGCCTAATGTTACTGACGTTGGATTGAAACCGAGGCCGATAAAAAAAGTTGCAATTATTGGTGGAGGTTTGATGGGTTCTGGCATCGCTACGGCTCTACTTCTAAGCAATATCAGAGTTTTGCTCAAAGAAATAAATACTGAATACCTTATGAAGGGAATAAAATCAGTTGAAG CAAATATCAAAGGCTTGGTATCTAGGGGGAAACTAACGCAAGATAAAGCAGGAAAGGCCCTCTCTTTGCTCAAGGGAGTGCTGGATTACACAGAATTCAAAGATGTGGACATGGTCATAGAG GCAGTGATTGAAAACATTCAGTTGAAACAAAGCATATTCAAAGAACTCGAAAAGGTCTGTTCACCCCATTGCATTTTGGCGAGTAATACATCTACTATCGACCTCGACGTAATTGGGGAAAAGACTAACTCAAAAGATCGCATTGTTGGTGCACATTTCTTCAG CCCTGCCCATCTGATGACCCTTCTTGAGATTGTTCGTTCGAAGAACACTTCTGCTCAGGTGATTCTGGATCTCATGGCGGTTGGAAAGGCCATAAAGAAAGTTCCCGTGGTGGTTGGAAACTGCATAGGGTTTGCAGTGAACAGGACATTCTTTCCATATGCACAAGCTGCACATATGTTGACCAATCTAGGTGTTGACTTGTTCAGAATCGACAGCGTCATTACCTCTTTTGGCTTGCCGTTGGGCCCATTCCA GCTTGGTGATTTGGCTGGACACGGGATTGGATTAGCAGTTGGGCCTATATATGCCAAGGTCTATGGTGATCGCATGTTCAACTCTCCACTGACTGAGCTTCTTCTTAAGAGCGGGCGAAACG GAAAAATCAACGGGAGAGGATTCTACATATACGAAAAGGGAAGCAAACCAAAACCTGATCCTCAAGTGCTTTCGATTGTTGAGGAATCAAGGAAGCTGACCAATATCATGCCTGGTGGGaag CCTAGATCAGTATCTGACAAAGAAATTGTAGAGATGATCTTATTCCCTGTGGTTAATGAGGCATGCCGTGTCCTAGATGAAGGAGTTGTGATCAGAGCCGCAGACTTGGACATTGCGTCTGTCCTTGGAATGAGTTTTCCTTCTTACCG CGGAGGAATTGTTTTCTGGGCAGACATGGTTGGACCAAAGTACATATATGAAAGGCTCAAGAGATTGTCAGAGACGTATGGCGGTTTTTTCAAACCGTCAAGGTATCTGGAGGAAAGAGCAATGAAAGGAATGCTTTTG AGTGAATCGCAATCGTCGAGGTCTCGAATGTGA